A single window of Osmia bicornis bicornis chromosome 14, iOsmBic2.1, whole genome shotgun sequence DNA harbors:
- the LOC123988464 gene encoding uncharacterized protein LOC123988464, whose protein sequence is MSARSKALYSDLNPRKEFAVGRFQRIVARRAQGATGRARELGSKEGEKEGGRRDRNHGGQPLYPRARSEPVEHHEQAHCLWRGVCSTPLWEFGSSGPGCWLSWCCVTFPQASLFLRVHFFPGCAPRTPTVHLHTRATAIQAGRKRADRYGE, encoded by the exons ATGTCGGCACGATCAAAAGCACTTTACAGCGATCTCAATCCCAGAAAAGAG TTCGCAGTCGGTCGTTTCCAGCGAATCGTGGCACGAAGAGCGCAGGGTGCAACCGGGCGTGCACGGGAACTCGGCTCGAAAGAAGGCGAAAAAGAGGGAGGGAGGAGAGATCGGAATCACGGTGGTCAGCCACTTTATCCTCGTGCACGCAGCGAGCCCGTCGAGCACCACGAGCAAGCACACTGCTTATGGCGAGGTGTGTGTAGTACACCGCTATGGGAGTTTGGCAGCAGCGGTCCAGGCTGCTGGCTCTCATGGTGTTGCGTTACTTTCCCACAGGCGAGTCTCTTCCTTCGTGTGCACTTCTTTCCAGGCTGCGCACCACGTACGCCCACCGTGCACTTGCACACACGCGCAACCGCCATACAAGCGGGTCGAAAACGGGCAGACAGGTATGGCGAATAA